In a genomic window of Candidatus Zixiibacteriota bacterium:
- a CDS encoding nucleotidyltransferase, protein MEPALVATWEDTFTSWAQGPGKTEEQRCENAIKAIRDAINKSDQLNHRDINVFVQGSYRNRVNVRLDSDVDVAVLCHNTFYYDLPEGATAEGYGIEPSKYDYSVFKNELQAALTSHFGSAAVTRCNKAFDIKENSYRVEADVAPFFDYREYSGINRFRAGVKLISDSSEVIKNWPEQHYENGVSKNDATNRRFKRLVRIFKRLAINMSDTGESATKDLPGFFIECLVFNVPNDDFGRSSYTDDVRNVIVHIYQNTKEDDSCKGWTEVNGIKYLFHSTQKWTRQQANAFALAAWQYVGFTS, encoded by the coding sequence ATGGAACCAGCACTCGTGGCTACATGGGAGGACACTTTCACGTCTTGGGCTCAAGGTCCTGGAAAGACTGAAGAGCAGAGGTGCGAGAATGCAATTAAGGCAATACGGGATGCTATCAACAAGAGTGACCAGCTCAATCATCGCGACATTAATGTCTTTGTTCAAGGTTCGTACAGAAACAGAGTCAATGTAAGACTGGATAGTGACGTTGATGTGGCGGTACTATGTCACAACACTTTTTACTATGACCTCCCAGAAGGTGCTACAGCAGAAGGCTATGGAATTGAACCCTCTAAGTATGACTATTCTGTTTTCAAAAATGAATTGCAGGCAGCTCTTACTTCCCACTTTGGTAGTGCCGCGGTCACACGTTGCAACAAAGCTTTCGATATCAAAGAGAACAGTTACAGGGTTGAAGCCGACGTAGCTCCGTTCTTCGATTATCGCGAGTACTCAGGAATCAACAGGTTTCGTGCCGGCGTCAAACTCATATCAGATTCTAGTGAGGTTATCAAGAATTGGCCTGAGCAGCATTACGAAAACGGCGTAAGTAAAAACGATGCAACCAATCGTCGTTTCAAGCGATTGGTTCGCATATTCAAGCGCTTAGCAATTAATATGTCAGATACAGGAGAATCAGCTACAAAGGATCTTCCAGGTTTCTTCATCGAGTGCCTAGTGTTTAATGTTCCAAATGACGACTTTGGCCGTTCTTCCTACACTGATGATGTTCGGAATGTAATTGTCCACATCTATCAGAACACCAAAGAAGATGATTCCTGTAAAGGCTGGACCGAAGTTAACGGCATTAAATATCTCTTTCATTCCACTCAGAAGTGGACTCGCCAACAGGCCAATGCTTTTGCTCTAGCTGCTTGGCAGTATGTGGGATTTACCTCATGA
- a CDS encoding tetratricopeptide repeat protein encodes MEWAEVYIVIIMCVLAIAIAGLTVSLRFLEKPKAGKHRRDIKKYKKWKIRLYIAYFGLLVAGLALTVQLVKKDGGHKELTQLQVKIDQQSFKIDSMQCTLEFLADIIIGLPLNPQDTIFAAAVAECTADSANSALDSALVAIGLMEYNDALTLLDRAMITTIGNSEEAAKIHSYKAIVFRNVDRFQESLASCDTAISYKHDLLVAWNSRGVALRHLGRYKEALASYDTVLTYNPDDYIVWSNRGVALHHLGRYQEAVTSCDTSIKYKRDFPLVWNNQGVSLCCLGRHQEAIASYDTAISYNRDFPLAWGNQGDALRELGRHEEAIDSYDTAISFKCDNPLVWNNRGVALNSLRRYVEAVASYDTALDFRSDDPTIWINRSFALGHIGRYREAVASFHTGLAYKWVKAHVVIKILLFLTTLTLLTLYVFSTVRHVMLLLESRSERLRVTSPIISFGLVSVVLLLVILQMIIWSIRQ; translated from the coding sequence ATGGAATGGGCAGAAGTCTACATCGTGATCATCATGTGCGTATTAGCCATCGCGATCGCTGGGCTAACAGTCAGCCTCAGATTCCTTGAGAAGCCAAAGGCCGGAAAACACCGCAGAGATATCAAAAAATATAAGAAATGGAAAATCAGGCTCTATATCGCCTATTTTGGATTACTGGTGGCTGGCTTGGCACTCACGGTGCAGCTTGTTAAAAAAGACGGGGGTCACAAAGAATTGACACAGTTGCAAGTCAAGATCGATCAGCAGAGTTTCAAGATAGATTCCATGCAGTGTACCCTGGAGTTTCTTGCGGATATCATCATTGGATTACCATTAAATCCTCAGGATACGATCTTTGCTGCGGCAGTAGCTGAGTGTACAGCAGACAGCGCTAATAGCGCACTTGATAGTGCTTTAGTAGCTATTGGCCTCATGGAATACAACGACGCCCTCACTCTTCTGGATCGTGCTATGATAACCACCATCGGTAACTCGGAAGAAGCTGCTAAGATCCATTCATACAAGGCCATTGTTTTTAGAAATGTTGATCGGTTTCAGGAATCCCTTGCCAGCTGTGATACCGCCATTAGCTACAAACACGATTTGCTTGTAGCCTGGAACTCCCGAGGAGTTGCACTTCGCCATCTAGGACGGTACAAGGAAGCTCTTGCCAGCTACGACACTGTCCTGACTTATAATCCCGATGATTACATAGTTTGGAGCAATCGGGGTGTTGCTCTTCATCACCTTGGCCGCTACCAAGAAGCTGTTACCAGCTGTGACACTTCGATTAAATACAAACGTGATTTTCCCCTGGTATGGAACAACCAAGGTGTCTCCCTTTGTTGCCTTGGTCGTCACCAAGAAGCTATCGCCAGCTACGATACTGCTATTAGCTACAATCGCGACTTTCCTCTGGCATGGGGTAACCAGGGTGATGCTCTACGTGAACTTGGTCGACATGAGGAAGCAATTGATAGCTATGATACTGCTATTAGCTTCAAATGCGATAATCCTTTGGTATGGAATAACAGGGGAGTTGCTCTTAACTCTCTTAGGCGGTACGTGGAAGCCGTTGCCAGTTACGATACCGCTTTGGATTTCAGAAGCGATGATCCCACAATCTGGATAAACCGTAGCTTTGCTCTCGGACATATAGGCCGGTACAGAGAAGCTGTTGCTAGCTTCCATACTGGTCTGGCATACAAATGGGTAAAGGCTCATGTCGTTATAAAAATACTCCTGTTTCTTACCACTTTGACCCTACTCACTCTTTATGTGTTTAGTACAGTCCGTCACGTTATGTTACTTTTAGAGTCTCGATCTGAACGATTGAGGGTGACTAGTCCAATAATCTCATTTGGATTGGTATCGGTAGTCTTGCTTCTTGTGATATTGCAAATGATAATATGGTCTATTCGTCAATGA
- a CDS encoding APC family permease: MNKTDQIFAKGTSGLVKTFSWTDISLLAISAPAGSGIIYYSVSTASTYPGASIPLSFLIGMIIFLPIIFLAACSSVMIPRSGSLYVLISRVIDPALGYLAGFLLYVAYSLAAGVISYVAVGVIGGIIANFGEVSASTFLKSIGSVMQTTTWQLVISIAFLIIIWATILAGVHLFRNMMRLLFVITLGCTLITVVYFLFTSSSSAERLFDNTWGQGTFNNILNLAAQNGWNSPGFSWSQTISALLVVLWSFGGIEVISYASGEIGQVGRKVFTGYMIAWVALGLFYILVAYSILIPMEGFLGAYDFLYQNHSQLLGEIMTPIAPSIPFYLASLMPSHWFGILLALGISFWLLSTIIPYFFSPSRLIFALAMDRAIPEKMANVNKAGAPTWSTHVTIIIAILGVLFNVMNVEVVLGTLLFAAFFVFWLYGISAMLLPYRKPELYESCPIKTRMFGVPIYSVSGVLTFGIGWFVLFFTIRQMTLAVSITTAVIMAMGLLIYYVQYLKNRKKGIIIDKVYSEIPPA; the protein is encoded by the coding sequence ATGAATAAGACAGATCAAATCTTCGCAAAAGGCACTAGCGGCTTAGTAAAAACCTTTTCTTGGACTGATATATCATTGCTTGCTATTTCGGCACCTGCTGGTTCAGGTATAATCTATTATTCTGTTTCCACCGCCTCTACGTATCCAGGTGCCAGCATACCGCTCAGTTTTCTTATAGGGATGATAATATTTCTGCCGATAATATTCCTCGCGGCATGCAGCTCTGTTATGATCCCGAGATCAGGTAGTTTATATGTATTAATTAGCAGAGTTATTGACCCTGCTTTGGGCTATCTTGCGGGTTTCCTACTCTATGTCGCCTATAGTCTTGCGGCAGGTGTAATTTCATATGTTGCCGTTGGAGTAATCGGAGGAATTATTGCCAATTTTGGGGAAGTTTCGGCTTCTACCTTTCTCAAGAGTATTGGATCGGTAATGCAGACTACAACATGGCAGTTGGTGATAAGTATAGCATTCCTGATAATAATTTGGGCGACAATCTTAGCAGGAGTCCATTTGTTCAGAAATATGATGAGGCTATTGTTTGTCATTACTTTGGGCTGTACACTCATCACAGTCGTATATTTTCTCTTCACATCATCGTCTTCAGCCGAGCGCCTTTTCGATAATACTTGGGGCCAGGGTACATTCAATAATATTCTCAATCTGGCCGCACAGAATGGGTGGAATTCCCCCGGATTTTCGTGGAGTCAAACCATTAGCGCTCTGCTTGTCGTATTGTGGTCTTTTGGCGGAATTGAAGTGATAAGTTATGCCAGTGGAGAAATTGGGCAGGTGGGAAGGAAGGTATTCACCGGATATATGATTGCATGGGTGGCTCTTGGTTTATTCTACATACTGGTAGCCTATTCAATACTTATACCGATGGAGGGATTTTTGGGAGCATATGATTTTTTATATCAAAATCATAGCCAATTGTTGGGAGAAATAATGACTCCAATTGCCCCCTCAATACCGTTCTACCTCGCTTCTCTGATGCCTTCACATTGGTTTGGGATATTGCTTGCGCTAGGAATTTCCTTTTGGCTTTTAAGTACGATAATTCCTTATTTCTTCTCTCCATCAAGGCTGATTTTCGCACTGGCTATGGATAGAGCGATTCCTGAGAAGATGGCTAATGTGAATAAAGCCGGTGCTCCCACATGGAGTACCCATGTGACAATAATCATAGCCATTTTAGGCGTTCTTTTTAATGTCATGAATGTGGAGGTCGTACTGGGTACGTTACTCTTTGCAGCGTTTTTTGTCTTTTGGCTTTATGGGATTAGTGCAATGCTTTTGCCGTATCGTAAACCGGAGCTTTATGAGAGTTGTCCAATAAAGACAAGGATGTTCGGCGTTCCGATATATAGCGTATCGGGCGTTCTTACGTTTGGTATAGGCTGGTTTGTCCTTTTCTTTACGATTCGTCAAATGACCCTTGCCGTTTCGATTACAACAGCAGTAATTATGGCCATGGGACTTCTCATTTATTATGTGCAATATCTAAAGAATCGAAAAAAAGGGATAATAATTGATAAAGTTTACTCCGAAATTCCACCAGCATAA
- a CDS encoding protein kinase — translation MKLYHSSVIYWDKSCKDWLLPMPSYMGDAIGLEKNNFFANFLYHENVKVEANKYELVLSPFLRKELSTLYNFRFKMPNKTEAAHDLIKLIKDEETLYLNMSTINGIDCANPEYSEASAIGIMQGIENQIRKLARQIPCDYSNINRILWKRAKELKLLKIAECFEKTYIGKNKKLHYKGPLLSIEQCWKENYYKPRDSNSLEKEVHINDDEVKICRGKNEKTYITILKGLLEVIFKQSHITFDNSVRIYVTVRLDSERNALSVIIKPPNERICDFEITMDDSTNINELTKILSHEAGTDLRSISSVPYPKKEIKLTISANVHKSKFESISGRVISEYLQLLGDKRLLRISNAEVKPVCLKTRAQRDILRLERDLFQIHIMMVGYTIDDSISHEVVAEPDGDKRISELAKKLASQIEDNFVNFTNGAGDITDKFISVIKSEFSRRFVRINECKKYMNSGIKLVQRGAKKHWFIDINKSGFVIVCFSGNLRIAELGKSWRDDICREFALRFEKNPPINEEKMRNLFLLFLECIVNIKKLSMIKEAIGKYNIESRLGGGKSGNLYLANYEEKKEIRKVAIKVQDEVPSLMELEIPFNEFENENVIKYIEIFPYNSRYYVVMDYVKGLDLKKVIADIKAKVTKLKLSKMLVYMEEILKGVQYLHSRKKKNSVLIHSDLKPANIMIEDESERPIVVDYGLARFLAQPINTLDDKVRDPYYKAPEFYITAIPISQRSDVFSLGLIFYELIMLRHPVNNSGKINNYEKIMKKLSSSKGFNVGKANEVSKILNNSCNQLQKELGNKHVKLVELIRKALSFNPLDRYENAIKMLKEFKTCK, via the coding sequence ATGAAGTTATACCATTCGAGCGTTATTTATTGGGATAAATCTTGCAAAGACTGGCTGTTGCCTATGCCATCCTACATGGGTGACGCGATAGGATTGGAGAAGAACAATTTTTTTGCGAATTTCCTTTACCATGAAAACGTTAAGGTAGAGGCGAATAAATATGAACTAGTGCTGTCACCCTTCCTGAGGAAGGAATTATCAACATTGTACAATTTTCGATTCAAAATGCCTAATAAGACTGAAGCCGCTCACGATCTAATTAAATTAATAAAGGATGAAGAGACACTCTATTTGAATATGAGCACAATCAACGGTATTGATTGCGCCAATCCTGAATATTCAGAAGCTTCAGCTATTGGGATTATGCAGGGAATAGAAAATCAAATCCGGAAATTAGCGAGACAGATACCATGCGATTATTCCAATATAAATAGAATATTGTGGAAGCGGGCAAAAGAGCTGAAGTTACTCAAGATTGCTGAGTGCTTTGAAAAAACATATATAGGCAAGAACAAGAAATTACATTATAAGGGTCCCTTACTTTCGATCGAACAATGTTGGAAAGAAAATTATTATAAACCTAGAGATAGTAATTCATTAGAGAAAGAAGTCCATATAAATGATGACGAGGTGAAAATATGCCGCGGCAAAAACGAAAAAACATATATCACCATTCTGAAAGGACTATTAGAAGTAATTTTCAAGCAATCTCATATCACCTTTGATAACTCAGTTCGAATATATGTCACAGTACGACTTGATAGTGAGCGTAATGCACTGTCTGTGATCATTAAACCACCCAACGAACGAATATGTGATTTTGAGATAACAATGGATGATTCCACCAACATAAATGAGTTGACGAAAATATTATCCCATGAGGCGGGTACAGATTTGCGCTCCATTTCTTCGGTACCGTATCCCAAAAAAGAAATCAAATTGACTATTTCTGCAAATGTCCATAAATCAAAGTTCGAATCTATAAGCGGAAGGGTGATTAGTGAATATTTACAACTTCTAGGTGATAAAAGGTTACTGAGAATATCAAATGCGGAAGTAAAGCCCGTATGCCTAAAAACCAGGGCTCAGCGTGATATTTTAAGGCTAGAGAGAGATTTATTTCAGATTCATATTATGATGGTTGGATATACAATTGATGATAGTATTAGCCATGAAGTTGTGGCAGAACCTGATGGGGATAAACGTATTTCAGAACTGGCCAAGAAGTTAGCCTCGCAAATCGAAGATAATTTTGTGAATTTCACGAATGGTGCTGGTGATATAACAGATAAGTTCATTAGTGTTATTAAAAGTGAGTTTTCTCGTCGTTTTGTGAGAATTAACGAATGCAAGAAATACATGAATTCCGGAATTAAGCTCGTGCAGCGTGGGGCAAAGAAACACTGGTTTATTGACATTAATAAAAGCGGCTTTGTAATAGTCTGTTTTTCCGGGAACTTGAGAATTGCTGAGTTAGGAAAGTCTTGGAGAGATGACATTTGTAGGGAATTTGCACTTAGATTCGAGAAAAATCCGCCAATAAATGAAGAAAAGATGCGTAACCTATTTTTATTATTTCTCGAATGTATCGTGAATATCAAAAAGTTAAGTATGATTAAGGAGGCAATAGGCAAATATAATATAGAATCCAGGCTGGGCGGAGGGAAGTCAGGGAACCTGTATTTGGCTAATTACGAAGAGAAAAAAGAAATAAGGAAGGTGGCTATCAAAGTACAAGACGAAGTACCATCGCTCATGGAATTGGAAATTCCCTTTAATGAATTTGAAAATGAGAATGTTATAAAATATATAGAAATATTTCCGTACAACTCAAGGTATTATGTAGTTATGGATTACGTTAAGGGCTTAGACCTAAAGAAAGTGATTGCTGATATAAAGGCGAAAGTGACTAAGCTAAAGCTATCAAAGATGCTCGTTTATATGGAGGAGATTCTTAAAGGCGTGCAGTATCTACATTCTCGCAAAAAGAAAAATAGCGTATTAATTCATTCGGATTTAAAACCTGCCAACATTATGATTGAAGACGAAAGTGAGCGTCCCATAGTAGTCGACTACGGATTAGCAAGATTTTTGGCCCAACCCATAAATACTCTTGACGATAAGGTTAGAGATCCATATTACAAAGCACCCGAGTTTTACATAACTGCTATACCAATAAGTCAGCGCAGCGATGTGTTTTCTCTTGGCTTGATTTTTTATGAATTGATCATGCTGAGGCACCCAGTAAATAACTCTGGAAAAATAAACAATTATGAAAAAATAATGAAGAAACTGTCAAGTTCAAAAGGTTTTAATGTCGGTAAGGCTAATGAAGTATCCAAAATATTGAATAACTCATGTAATCAACTTCAAAAAGAACTAGGCAATAAACATGTAAAACTTGTTGAACTCATAAGGAAGGCACTGTCCTTTAATCCCTTGGATAGGTATGAAAATGCAATCAAAATGCTAAAAGAATTCAAAACATGTAAATAA
- a CDS encoding radical SAM protein: MAAVVGLRKQQFKHEVEHEIISKPFYRKLLINFSIFNREYCSLSPREAEIDSSQLGYHDLLYSDISLSDCTFSSDDLHAASTDASANPYYSYFEENILSTVISREPSVLGISIIAANQVVPAFTLANLIKERIPQIHIVIGGPWCSHVREKLAPKLGMFPFIDSLIVFEGEESLYRLVLALGGELPISEVPNHVLNRDGSPATCVKHCELNMDNLPTPIFNQKDLNKYDTVATFPIQASRGCYWGKCTFCSYPLLEPKYKVRNIEKVIKDIRVLTDSFGAKTIHFSDAIISPNYADKLSKALLVANLNIEWIIFAKFEKAFSKKLIEQMAKSGCICINWGLESGCNRILKTINKSYSLDATQKIIRFAAEAGIHNRILIMYGLPTETLPDALQTVDFVEKNLAYIGSISYGYYHPEINTPMEKYWDDSVINLQQDSTTDLALSYPWAGNIDTGGLKILIGKYKSIQLSISALHRSKIGEGFPASIKNALTGPRKDFMIKSIKTGEGSTIRIESMVAESFPSGKRRIWYEIQ, from the coding sequence ATGGCCGCTGTTGTCGGTTTAAGAAAACAACAATTTAAGCATGAAGTAGAGCATGAGATAATATCAAAGCCCTTCTATCGCAAACTACTAATTAATTTTAGTATATTCAATAGAGAATACTGCAGCCTTTCTCCCCGGGAGGCGGAAATAGATAGCAGCCAGCTGGGTTATCATGACCTTCTATATTCTGATATTTCTCTTAGTGATTGTACGTTTTCATCTGATGATCTACATGCCGCCTCTACCGATGCTTCCGCGAATCCATACTATAGTTACTTTGAAGAAAATATCCTTTCCACCGTCATAAGTCGAGAACCTTCAGTTCTTGGAATATCGATTATTGCCGCCAACCAGGTAGTCCCAGCTTTTACGTTGGCTAATTTAATAAAAGAAAGAATCCCTCAGATTCACATAGTAATCGGAGGACCTTGGTGCAGTCACGTGAGAGAAAAGCTAGCCCCAAAACTTGGAATGTTCCCGTTTATTGACAGCCTAATAGTATTCGAGGGAGAAGAATCCCTTTACAGGTTGGTTTTGGCATTGGGAGGGGAACTACCTATTAGTGAAGTCCCGAATCACGTTTTAAATAGAGATGGCTCGCCGGCAACATGTGTCAAACATTGTGAATTAAATATGGATAATTTGCCAACTCCAATATTTAATCAGAAAGATCTAAACAAATATGATACGGTAGCAACATTCCCTATTCAGGCTTCAAGGGGTTGTTATTGGGGGAAATGTACTTTTTGTTCCTATCCGTTACTTGAGCCCAAATATAAGGTGAGAAATATCGAGAAAGTAATTAAAGACATAAGAGTATTGACTGATTCATTTGGTGCGAAAACAATCCATTTCTCAGATGCTATCATTTCGCCAAACTATGCGGACAAGCTTAGTAAAGCCCTACTGGTCGCAAATCTTAATATAGAATGGATAATTTTTGCCAAATTCGAAAAAGCCTTTAGTAAAAAACTTATTGAGCAAATGGCAAAGAGCGGATGTATATGTATCAATTGGGGTTTGGAATCCGGATGCAACAGAATTCTAAAGACTATAAACAAAAGTTACAGCCTTGATGCAACACAAAAGATCATCAGGTTTGCCGCTGAAGCTGGCATACATAATCGGATTTTGATTATGTATGGGTTGCCGACTGAGACCTTGCCCGATGCATTACAGACTGTAGATTTTGTTGAAAAGAATCTGGCCTATATTGGCTCAATTTCATATGGGTATTATCATCCCGAGATCAATACACCAATGGAAAAATATTGGGATGATTCCGTAATAAATTTACAGCAAGACTCAACCACTGATCTGGCATTGAGTTATCCTTGGGCGGGGAACATCGACACCGGAGGTTTGAAGATACTAATCGGAAAATATAAATCAATCCAACTTAGCATCTCCGCTTTACATCGCTCTAAAATCGGAGAGGGCTTCCCAGCCAGTATAAAAAATGCCTTGACAGGGCCTAGAAAAGATTTTATGATTAAATCAATTAAGACAGGGGAAGGCTCAACAATCAGAATAGAGAGTATGGTGGCTGAGAGTTTTCCCTCCGGTAAACGGCGTATCTGGTATGAAATTCAATAG
- a CDS encoding class I SAM-dependent methyltransferase has product MTDSNIGKHSIHIIYDKDFWGYGLVFDNNGIFKCALRPSDIGAYLQVVDSQPLIIDPMQQCWAGSSGERKAVNHLNLYFSRLFGSNSPFIDTYAIFGKYLSPLVNKFLIQDPILDLGSGPGNYFNGKSEILSLDLCIKNSQQIPSDEEIIGLQMNGDAGDLPFKNEVFGSILCSFVLEHVPDPNRAVGEISRVLRRNGVVIISYPSMSVIEVGKRMFSKERPTIPIFHQRTFGLFSMRMCFSTRQIIKTLVSHKFRIIKVIGVKPLPAENILASLLNNFLSGLYPFKYLGSQTIMIAQKK; this is encoded by the coding sequence ATGACTGATTCCAATATCGGCAAGCATTCTATTCACATTATTTATGATAAAGATTTTTGGGGCTATGGCTTAGTCTTTGACAATAATGGTATATTCAAGTGTGCGCTAAGACCATCAGATATCGGGGCATATTTACAGGTGGTTGATAGCCAACCTCTCATAATTGATCCTATGCAGCAATGCTGGGCTGGGTCTTCTGGGGAGAGGAAGGCGGTAAATCACCTAAATTTATACTTTTCACGCTTGTTTGGAAGCAACAGCCCTTTTATTGATACCTATGCAATATTCGGAAAATACCTATCGCCTCTAGTGAATAAATTCCTTATCCAAGACCCTATCTTGGATTTGGGATCCGGCCCTGGAAATTACTTTAATGGCAAATCAGAGATTTTATCCTTAGATCTATGCATTAAAAACTCACAACAAATTCCATCAGATGAAGAAATTATTGGTCTGCAAATGAATGGCGACGCAGGGGATCTACCGTTTAAAAATGAAGTATTCGGATCAATATTGTGCAGCTTCGTTTTAGAACATGTACCTGATCCCAACCGAGCAGTCGGGGAAATATCACGAGTGCTTAGGAGAAATGGAGTTGTTATAATTTCGTATCCATCCATGAGTGTAATCGAGGTTGGAAAAAGAATGTTTTCAAAAGAAAGACCAACAATTCCCATTTTTCATCAACGAACTTTTGGCTTATTTTCAATGCGTATGTGCTTTTCTACTCGACAAATTATTAAGACCCTTGTGTCTCACAAGTTTCGGATAATTAAGGTTATAGGAGTAAAACCCTTGCCTGCGGAAAATATTTTAGCTTCGCTATTGAATAATTTTCTATCCGGGTTATACCCGTTTAAATACTTGGGCTCTCAGACTATAATGATCGCGCAAAAAAAATGA